In a single window of the Carassius gibelio isolate Cgi1373 ecotype wild population from Czech Republic chromosome A12, carGib1.2-hapl.c, whole genome shotgun sequence genome:
- the LOC128025638 gene encoding uncharacterized protein LOC128025638, whose translation MVEYAHNTLPVSATGLSPFECSVGYQPPIFPSMESEVAVPSVHAFVQRCHRTWTRARETLLQVGARTKAKADRHRSRPPVYVVGQKVWLSTKNIPLRSVSNKLAPKFIGPFTVTKIISPVTVRLKLPPTYRRIHPAFHVSKIKPVFHSPINPPTPVPPPPRLVDGETTYLVNRILDSRRRGRGFQYLVDWEGYGPEERSWVPARDILDHSLIDDYNRQILVLMSCSCCSCLALSLFCSDPVVTLGIHSPLLDCHRYHHRSTHPTSQLTSLCCHRGSCVTLRPFIITILLINLLVLAFVSCPPLAPLQLRH comes from the exons atggtggagtacgcccacaataccttaccagtatcggctacgggcctatctccttttgagtgtagtgtagggtaccagccaccaatttttcccagtatggaatccgaggttgcggtcccctccgttcacgccttcgtccagaggtgccaccgcacttggaccagagcccgcgagactctactccaagtgggggcgcgcaccaaggccaaagccgatcgccaccggtctaggcctcccgtatacgtcgtgggtcaaaaggtgtggctttctactaagaacattcctctccgttccgtttctaataaactggctcccaaatttatcggcccgtttactgtcaccaagatcattagtccagtgacagtccgcctcaaactccctccgacgtacaggagaattcaccccgcctttcatgtatccaaaataaagcctgtatttcattctcccattaatccgcctaccccggtccctcccccgccgcgtctcgtagatggggagaccacttatttggttaatcgtattctggactctagaaggaggggacgcggatttcagtacttggtggactgggagggttacggtccggaggagagaagttgggtacctgctagggacatcctggatcattcccttatcgatgattacaatcgacag atcctggtgttgatgtcgtgttcgtgttgttcctgccttgccttgtcgctgttctgttcggatcctgtcgtcacgcttggaatacactcaccactgTTGGATTGTCACCGCTATCATCATCGTTCTACGCACCCCacgtctcaactcaccagtctgtgctgccaccgtggttcctgcgttaCTCTCCGACCTTTCATCATCACCATACTCCTAATAAACTTActcgtacttgcatttgtctcctgtcctccattagcgcCGTTACAGTTAAGGCATTGA